In Solanum pennellii chromosome 7, SPENNV200, the following are encoded in one genomic region:
- the LOC107024582 gene encoding UDP-glucose flavonoid 3-O-glucosyltransferase 7-like isoform X2, whose product MAMEENEQSAMAHVVFIPYAMTSHITPLVHIARLLAFHGLKVTIIAPQHNALLFQSSVDRDCLFSGSNITVRTIQFPSEEIGLPVGIENFIASPSMEIVGKVHYGFLLLQKPMEQIIRELNPNCIISDMFFPWTVDLAEELQIPRFSFQPATFIHQCAWVFIRELKLYENVASDSESFLIPGLPLDINMKVSEIEDFLKGETEFRKTVDDVLQAEIRSHGIIHNTCSELEPGFAQLYEKARGVKGWHIGPLALFINNYEAQISNNSCCDPWKGYGDCFDWLENQQSNSVLFVCFGSMIRFSDDQLEEMAVGLKAANCPTIWVFKEQDKNEEDGFSSKRFKEMKGENMFIIEGWAPQVLILKHGAIGGFLTHCGWNSILESLAVGVPLITWPLFSDNFYTDKLLEKLGLAIGIGAHVWNPGFILSCPPLSGEKIELAVKRLMNNSEESRNIRENAKLMAKKLKIATEEGGSSHSQLMGLIDEIKRCAFKKSP is encoded by the coding sequence ATGGCGATGgaagagaatgaacaaagtgCAATGGCGCATGTTGTGTTCATACCATACGCCATGACGAGTCATATAACTCCATTGGTGCATATTGCTAGACTCTTGGCCTTCCATGGCCTCAAAGTTACTATCATTGCCCCTCAACATAATGCTCTTCTTTTTCAGTCCTCTGTCGATAGAGACTGTCTCTTTTCGGGCAGTAATATTACTGTCCGGACAATTCAATTTCCTTCAGAGGAAATTGGATTACCTGTGGGAATTGAAAACTTCATCGCAAGCCCTTCTATGGAAATAGTTGGCAAAGTTCACTATGGGTTTCTTCTGCTCCAAAAACCTATGGAGCAAATCATTCGGGAGCTCAACCCAAACTGCATAATTTCCGATATGTTCTTCCCTTGGACTGTCGATTTAGCTGAGGAGCTGCAAATTCCAAGATTCTCTTTTCAACCAGCCACTTTCATTCATCAATGTGCTTGGGTTTTCATCAGGGAATTAAAACTTTACGAGAATGTGGCGTCGGATTCTGAAAGTTTTTTGATTCCTGGATTGCCTCTGGACATCAACATGAAAGTGTCGGAGATTGAAGATTTTCTTAAAGGGGAAACTGAGTTCAGAAAGACAGTCGATGATGTTTTGCAAGCTGAGATACGTAGCCATGGTATTATTCATAACACTTGCTCTGAGCTGGAACCTGGCTTTGCCCAACTCTATGAAAAAGCTAGAGGAGTAAAAGGGTGGCATATAGGTCCACTTGCTCTGTTTATCAACAACTATGAAGCGCAAATTTCCAACAATTCATGTTGTGACCCTTGGAAAGGGTACGGTGATTGTTTCGATTGGCTTGAAAATCAACAATCTAACTCTGTTCTGTTTGTTTGCTTTGGAAGCATGATAAGGTTTTCGGACGATCAGCTTGAGGAAATGGCAGTTGGATTAAAGGCTGCAAACTGTCCAACTATTTGGGTTTTCAAGGAGCAGGACAAAAATGAAGAAGATGGTTTCTCTTCTAAACGTTTCAAAGAAATGAAAGGGGAAAATATGTTTATCATCGAAGGCTGGGCACCACAAGTATTAATCCTGAAACATGGAGCCATTGGTGGATTCTTAACTCATTGCGGTTGGAACTCTATACTTGAATCTCTAGCCGTAGGTGTTCCATTGATCACATGGCCACTTTTCTCAGACAATTTCTATACGGACAAGCTTTTGGAGAAACTTGGCCTTGCTATTGGAATTGGAGCACATGTGTGGAATCCAGggttcatattatcatgtccACCACTTTCAGGAGAGAAGATAGAGTTGGCTGTCAAGcgtttgatgaataattcagAGGAAAGTAGAAATATTAGAGAAAATGCCAAGTTGATGGCAAAGAAGCTCAAAATTGCCACGGAAGAAGGTGGTTCCTCTCATTCACAGCTCATGGGGTTGATTGACGAGATCAAGCGTTGTGCTTTCAAAA
- the LOC107024582 gene encoding UDP-glucose flavonoid 3-O-glucosyltransferase 7-like isoform X3, which yields MAHVVFIPYAMTSHITPLVHIARLLAFHGLKVTIIAPQHNALLFQSSVDRDCLFSGSNITVRTIQFPSEEIGLPVGIENFIASPSMEIVGKVHYGFLLLQKPMEQIIRELNPNCIISDMFFPWTVDLAEELQIPRFSFQPATFIHQCAWVFIRELKLYENVASDSESFLIPGLPLDINMKVSEIEDFLKGETEFRKTVDDVLQAEIRSHGIIHNTCSELEPGFAQLYEKARGVKGWHIGPLALFINNYEAQISNNSCCDPWKGYGDCFDWLENQQSNSVLFVCFGSMIRFSDDQLEEMAVGLKAANCPTIWVFKEQDKNEEDGFSSKRFKEMKGENMFIIEGWAPQVLILKHGAIGGFLTHCGWNSILESLAVGVPLITWPLFSDNFYTDKLLEKLGLAIGIGAHVWNPGFILSCPPLSGEKIELAVKRLMNNSEESRNIRENAKLMAKKLKIATEEGGSSHSQLMGLIDEIKRCAFKNVGILPS from the exons ATGGCGCAT GTTGTGTTCATACCATACGCCATGACGAGTCATATAACTCCATTGGTGCATATTGCTAGACTCTTGGCCTTCCATGGCCTCAAAGTTACTATCATTGCCCCTCAACATAATGCTCTTCTTTTTCAGTCCTCTGTCGATAGAGACTGTCTCTTTTCGGGCAGTAATATTACTGTCCGGACAATTCAATTTCCTTCAGAGGAAATTGGATTACCTGTGGGAATTGAAAACTTCATCGCAAGCCCTTCTATGGAAATAGTTGGCAAAGTTCACTATGGGTTTCTTCTGCTCCAAAAACCTATGGAGCAAATCATTCGGGAGCTCAACCCAAACTGCATAATTTCCGATATGTTCTTCCCTTGGACTGTCGATTTAGCTGAGGAGCTGCAAATTCCAAGATTCTCTTTTCAACCAGCCACTTTCATTCATCAATGTGCTTGGGTTTTCATCAGGGAATTAAAACTTTACGAGAATGTGGCGTCGGATTCTGAAAGTTTTTTGATTCCTGGATTGCCTCTGGACATCAACATGAAAGTGTCGGAGATTGAAGATTTTCTTAAAGGGGAAACTGAGTTCAGAAAGACAGTCGATGATGTTTTGCAAGCTGAGATACGTAGCCATGGTATTATTCATAACACTTGCTCTGAGCTGGAACCTGGCTTTGCCCAACTCTATGAAAAAGCTAGAGGAGTAAAAGGGTGGCATATAGGTCCACTTGCTCTGTTTATCAACAACTATGAAGCGCAAATTTCCAACAATTCATGTTGTGACCCTTGGAAAGGGTACGGTGATTGTTTCGATTGGCTTGAAAATCAACAATCTAACTCTGTTCTGTTTGTTTGCTTTGGAAGCATGATAAGGTTTTCGGACGATCAGCTTGAGGAAATGGCAGTTGGATTAAAGGCTGCAAACTGTCCAACTATTTGGGTTTTCAAGGAGCAGGACAAAAATGAAGAAGATGGTTTCTCTTCTAAACGTTTCAAAGAAATGAAAGGGGAAAATATGTTTATCATCGAAGGCTGGGCACCACAAGTATTAATCCTGAAACATGGAGCCATTGGTGGATTCTTAACTCATTGCGGTTGGAACTCTATACTTGAATCTCTAGCCGTAGGTGTTCCATTGATCACATGGCCACTTTTCTCAGACAATTTCTATACGGACAAGCTTTTGGAGAAACTTGGCCTTGCTATTGGAATTGGAGCACATGTGTGGAATCCAGggttcatattatcatgtccACCACTTTCAGGAGAGAAGATAGAGTTGGCTGTCAAGcgtttgatgaataattcagAGGAAAGTAGAAATATTAGAGAAAATGCCAAGTTGATGGCAAAGAAGCTCAAAATTGCCACGGAAGAAGGTGGTTCCTCTCATTCACAGCTCATGGGGTTGATTGACGAGATCAAGCGTTGTGCTTTCAAAAATGTTGGAATTCTACCCTCCTGA
- the LOC107024582 gene encoding UDP-glucose flavonoid 3-O-glucosyltransferase 7-like isoform X1 translates to MAMEENEQSAMAHVVFIPYAMTSHITPLVHIARLLAFHGLKVTIIAPQHNALLFQSSVDRDCLFSGSNITVRTIQFPSEEIGLPVGIENFIASPSMEIVGKVHYGFLLLQKPMEQIIRELNPNCIISDMFFPWTVDLAEELQIPRFSFQPATFIHQCAWVFIRELKLYENVASDSESFLIPGLPLDINMKVSEIEDFLKGETEFRKTVDDVLQAEIRSHGIIHNTCSELEPGFAQLYEKARGVKGWHIGPLALFINNYEAQISNNSCCDPWKGYGDCFDWLENQQSNSVLFVCFGSMIRFSDDQLEEMAVGLKAANCPTIWVFKEQDKNEEDGFSSKRFKEMKGENMFIIEGWAPQVLILKHGAIGGFLTHCGWNSILESLAVGVPLITWPLFSDNFYTDKLLEKLGLAIGIGAHVWNPGFILSCPPLSGEKIELAVKRLMNNSEESRNIRENAKLMAKKLKIATEEGGSSHSQLMGLIDEIKRCAFKNVGILPS, encoded by the coding sequence ATGGCGATGgaagagaatgaacaaagtgCAATGGCGCATGTTGTGTTCATACCATACGCCATGACGAGTCATATAACTCCATTGGTGCATATTGCTAGACTCTTGGCCTTCCATGGCCTCAAAGTTACTATCATTGCCCCTCAACATAATGCTCTTCTTTTTCAGTCCTCTGTCGATAGAGACTGTCTCTTTTCGGGCAGTAATATTACTGTCCGGACAATTCAATTTCCTTCAGAGGAAATTGGATTACCTGTGGGAATTGAAAACTTCATCGCAAGCCCTTCTATGGAAATAGTTGGCAAAGTTCACTATGGGTTTCTTCTGCTCCAAAAACCTATGGAGCAAATCATTCGGGAGCTCAACCCAAACTGCATAATTTCCGATATGTTCTTCCCTTGGACTGTCGATTTAGCTGAGGAGCTGCAAATTCCAAGATTCTCTTTTCAACCAGCCACTTTCATTCATCAATGTGCTTGGGTTTTCATCAGGGAATTAAAACTTTACGAGAATGTGGCGTCGGATTCTGAAAGTTTTTTGATTCCTGGATTGCCTCTGGACATCAACATGAAAGTGTCGGAGATTGAAGATTTTCTTAAAGGGGAAACTGAGTTCAGAAAGACAGTCGATGATGTTTTGCAAGCTGAGATACGTAGCCATGGTATTATTCATAACACTTGCTCTGAGCTGGAACCTGGCTTTGCCCAACTCTATGAAAAAGCTAGAGGAGTAAAAGGGTGGCATATAGGTCCACTTGCTCTGTTTATCAACAACTATGAAGCGCAAATTTCCAACAATTCATGTTGTGACCCTTGGAAAGGGTACGGTGATTGTTTCGATTGGCTTGAAAATCAACAATCTAACTCTGTTCTGTTTGTTTGCTTTGGAAGCATGATAAGGTTTTCGGACGATCAGCTTGAGGAAATGGCAGTTGGATTAAAGGCTGCAAACTGTCCAACTATTTGGGTTTTCAAGGAGCAGGACAAAAATGAAGAAGATGGTTTCTCTTCTAAACGTTTCAAAGAAATGAAAGGGGAAAATATGTTTATCATCGAAGGCTGGGCACCACAAGTATTAATCCTGAAACATGGAGCCATTGGTGGATTCTTAACTCATTGCGGTTGGAACTCTATACTTGAATCTCTAGCCGTAGGTGTTCCATTGATCACATGGCCACTTTTCTCAGACAATTTCTATACGGACAAGCTTTTGGAGAAACTTGGCCTTGCTATTGGAATTGGAGCACATGTGTGGAATCCAGggttcatattatcatgtccACCACTTTCAGGAGAGAAGATAGAGTTGGCTGTCAAGcgtttgatgaataattcagAGGAAAGTAGAAATATTAGAGAAAATGCCAAGTTGATGGCAAAGAAGCTCAAAATTGCCACGGAAGAAGGTGGTTCCTCTCATTCACAGCTCATGGGGTTGATTGACGAGATCAAGCGTTGTGCTTTCAAAAATGTTGGAATTCTACCCTCCTGA